A genome region from Mycoplasmopsis mustelae includes the following:
- a CDS encoding DNA cytosine methyltransferase, whose protein sequence is MKKTLIDLFAGCGGLTYGFYHSGFRILDTVEFWQPAIDTYNLNFKQNVKMKDITDSEVLSNLKTNFANNVDLIVGGFTCQGYSMVGKRSKDDHRNQLYKIYDSSYKRFTT, encoded by the coding sequence ATGAAGAAGACATTAATTGATTTATTTGCTGGATGTGGTGGGTTAACTTATGGTTTTTATCACTCTGGTTTTAGGATATTAGATACCGTAGAGTTTTGACAACCTGCAATAGATACATATAATTTAAATTTCAAACAAAATGTTAAGATGAAAGATATAACTGACTCTGAAGTTTTATCCAATTTAAAAACTAACTTTGCAAATAATGTTGATTTAATCGTCGGTGGTTTTACTTGTCAAGGTTATTCAATGGTAGGAAAGCGTAGTAAAGACGACCATCGCAATCAACTTTATAAAATATACGATTCAAGTTATAAAAGATTTACAACCTAA